From Coffea arabica cultivar ET-39 chromosome 2e, Coffea Arabica ET-39 HiFi, whole genome shotgun sequence, the proteins below share one genomic window:
- the LOC113732367 gene encoding N-terminal acetyltransferase A complex catalytic subunit NAA10 — translation MVCIRKATVDDLLAMQACNLFCLPENYQMKYYFYHILSWPQLLYVAEDYNGKIVGYVLAKMEEESSECHGHITSLAVLRTHRKLGLATKLMTAAQNAMEQVYGAEYVSLHVRKSNRAAFNLYTETLGYKIHDVEAKYYADGEDAYDMRKQLKGKKHQHHQHHHHHHHHHHHHGGGCCSGEAKVEGKAGEPEAKAE, via the exons ATGGTTTGTATTCGCAAGGCAACAGTGGATGACCTATTGGCAATGCAAGCCTGCAATCTCTTCTGTTTACCAGAGAATTACCAGATGAAATACTACTTCTACCACATACTTTCTTGGCCACAGCTCCTCTATGTCGCTGAAGATTATAATGGGAAAATTGTGGGATATGTGTTGGCTAAGATGGAGGAGGAAAGCTCTGAGTGCCATGGCCATATCACTTCTCTTGCTGTTCTGAGGACTCATAGGAAACTTGGTTTAGCTACGAAATTAATGACTGCTGCCCAGAATGCCATGGAGCAA GTGTATGGAGCAGAATATGTGTCGCTGCATGTGAGAAAAAGTAATAGGGCTGCATTTAATTTGTACACGGAGACATTGGGCTACAAAATTCATGATGTGGAGGCCAAGTACTATGCAGATGGGGAGGATGCTTATGATATGAGGAAGCAGTTGAAGGGTAAAAAACATCAGCACCATcagcaccaccaccaccaccatcacCATCATCATCACCATGGTGGTGGCTGTTGCTCCGGAGAAGCTAAGGTCGAAGGAAAAGCAGGTGAACCGGAAGCAAAGGCAGAGTGA